The DNA region GCCAATGGGGTCGACGCGCCATGATGGTGAATATTGGTAGCATGGCATTGCTGATTGGCTACATGTTTGATGAGTGGATTGTAGTCATGAAACCACGAATTGGACTCTCCTTGAATCCATTACTGAACTTTCCACTTCTCAATCCATATGTTTTCTgttcttatcacttgagctgtCATTTGAGAACTACTAATATGTAATTAGTGTTTTAACTTAGTAATTTTTATCAAAatgcatattttttattttttaaatttctttttgcATATATTAACATTGAGGACCATAGATAAGTAAGATAACCTAATCAAATTTTACATATATTTTAATAGAAAAAGAGTTATTATTATTCAtttaatagaaaaagaaaataatatatatatatatagattatgaATTTTCTTAAGCCATTTGAAAGAATATCATTTCATAATTATATATGTCTATCTTTAGCGTAACTGAATACTTGATCAAATGTGAAAAAAGTGAGATAAATTGTTAATACTATTGAAAGAGTTCCTCTTTCAACAAGATGTGTTGTAACTGGTATTCTTATGTCCAGTTTAATTGGTAgaataattatattttcacacctaaaaaatgaggtgtggagaggtggaggaagagagagataggaagaaatgagagagaaagtaaagatgtgataggtgatttgattgatagagaaaagagaaatagatagaaatgaaggtggaaaagaaatagagaggtgtgtatatatcataactcgtaTTTTTCATGACTCACATTTTAGATTGGGATCACCTTTGTAGGAATTAGATGaattatgttttaaaaaaaaaatgtaagaacTCATTGATAGGAAGTTAATTCCTATCAAGAAGGAACATTAGTAACCCTAAAGTTTAAActaggaaaaaataaaaaagaaagactTGATCAATTTTCTTGTGGAAAATGATGTTTCCTCATACTTTTTGGACGAACCATCTCCGAATTTGTTGCTTTCAACACATGGCCACCATTTATTGGTGGTGTGTTAATTAATGTGATTTTTTCCACTTCTTTTGTACGGTTTGTCGAATCCGTCGGATAAATGGGCCGGAGAATAAAGCAAAGCTCTTTTCTTGTCAATAATTTATAATGGAAGTAATACAACAACCTTACTCGTGGTACCAAATAGAATATTCGAAATCATAAAACatataataaaaagttgaaattaTTAAACTAATTTTCATAAAGAGCAATATAATAAAACTAGAAATCTCTGTCTCAACTAATAGAAGTCCATGAGATGAGGCTTCTATCACTCATCTTCAGCATATTTATGAGTAAATCGTCTAAATAGTCCCTAAAAGTGTAGGGGTCGGACACTTGCGTCCATGAACTCCAGAAATGACTTTAAAATTCCCTGAAGTTGCAACCGTCGGTCACATTCGTCGTCTTACACATTTTCCCTTAGTCTCTGTGATGAAAAATGTCTATGTGTCACATTATGTGCCAAAAAAGAAATCCAAGCAAAGCAAAGCATTTGATTAGTCCATTCCACTTTCCAAATTGATAAACTAGTCACCTCATTTTCAACCTTCTCTTATGGATAGAAGTTAATTTTCCATTCACTTGTTTTCTTTTCACTTTCCCTTTTCCCCTTTTGTTTCTGCTGTTGTTCATGTGAACATGATTGACGCTGAAGCTGAAGAGGTTTTATAGAGAGATTTTCCATTGACACGTCTCACTATACCATACACCAAAGGAATCATCATTGTCTGTTTCCCCCAgaacatcattaaaaaaaacaacatcCTAGattgttctctctctctctctctcatcccAGATCTTCATTGCCATTGCTCCTACCACTTTCATGTGATCGGTAAGATATCTTTCTCATTCCacttgtcttcttcttcctttttctgattatttttcCTTCTGGGTACTTCTAAGGTCGAGTTTTTTAATGTTCATTTTTTGTGTCACTAGTAAAATTCTGAATTTGTTTCTCGCTTGCATCTAGCACTGCATTTCCCTATAAGATTCACCTTGTACTGGGTTAGTTCATCAGTGTGTTACATGTTTTGGTTTAGTTTTTCATGTGGGTAGTGCACTAAATGTATAATCAATTATTTGCTTGATGGTTGCTGAAAGAAGCACTTTTTGATGGAGCTTGAGCTCCACGCTGCTGATTAGATCTGAACCTTGCTTTGCATTTTCTTACCTTTTAATAGTATGTTAACTTACAGACATATATAATttcactcaaaaaaaaaaaaaaacttacagaCATATAATTGCTTCATGACAGTGATTAAAAGGTAAACTGACATAATTCATTGGAGCTTAATTTGTTTATTGAAACTTGCAAGTTGTTAATTTATTCAGTGGAAGCTATTTTTCTTGTTTTGGCTTAAATTTTTTGTTATGGATCTTGAGTGGATGGTGAAGTATTGAATCAGAATTGGCCTTTTTCAGGTTTTTGATGGCAAAGCCAAGTTCAGCTGATAGTAGGACTAGAAGCTCTGTGCAGATCTTTATAGTAGTTGGTTTATGTTGTTTCTTCTATATATTGGGCGCATGGCAGAGAAGTGGTTTTGGAAAGGGAGATAGTGTAGCATTGGAGATTACCAAGAAAGGTGCAGACTGTAATATAGTTCCGAATTTAAGTTTTGACTCTCACCATGCTGGTGAAGTTAGCAAAATTGATGAGGTTGATTCAAAACCTAAGGTATTTGAACCTTGCAAGGCTCGTTATACTGATTACACTCCCTGCCAAGATCAACGGCGTGCCATGAACTTTCCTAGAGGAAACATGGTTTATCGAGAGAGGCACTGCCCGCGTGAGGAAGAGAAGTTACACTGTTTGATCCCAGCACCTAAAGGGTATGTGACTCCATTTCCATGGCCAAAGAGCCGTGATTATGTTCCGTATGCAAACGCACCCTACAAGAGCCTTACAGTTGAGAAGGCTATTCAGAACTGGATCCAATATGAGGGAAATGTGTTTAGATTTCCTGGTGGTGGAACCCAATTTCCTCAAGGTGCCGATAAATATATTGATCAACTTGCTTCTGTGATACCTATGAAAAATGGGACAGTTAGGACAGCCCTGGATACTGGTTGTGGGGTATGTTTGCATTCATGTGATTATGTCAAACTTATTTAGTCATTTTTTGTTCAAGCTAATTTAGTTATCAGCACAATTAGTTAGTTTTAGCTTTGTATCCTTAATGTAAGGTTGTTTTGCACAGGTTGCCAGTTGGGGTGCGTATCTTTGGAGCAGAAATGTTGTGGCCATGTCATTTGCACCAAGGGACTCTCATGAGGCACAAGTACAGTTTGCTCTAGAAAGGGGTGTACCTGCAGTCATTGGTGTTCTGGGAACCATTAAATTGCCGTATCCATCTGCAGCCTTTGACATGGCACATTGTTCTCGCTGCTTAATTCCTTGGGGAGCAAATGGTGAGAAATTTACAATATATAGTACTGTCATTTTTTATATGAAGTGCTTGCTGTAAATAAGAGAGCACAGTGTTTAGCTGCTCATTCTTGTTCTGTTTGACTTGGCACCTTATATCATCTCGATACAGATTTTGAAAAGTGAATCTTGTGTTTGTATCTGTAGATGGAATATATATGATGGAAGTTGACCGAGTTCTAAGACCTGGTGGTTATTGGGTGCTTTCGGGTCCTCCAATCAATTGGAAGGTTAATTACAAATCCTGGCAGAGGCCAAAGGAGGAACTCGAGGAAGAACAAAGAAAGATTGAAGAGGTTGCTAAGCTCCTTTGCTGGGAGAAGAAGTCAGAGAAGTCTGAAATAGCCGTCTGGCAAAAAACTGTAGACTCTGAATCATGCCGAAGTAGACAAGAAGATTCTGGTGTAAAATTCTGTGAATCAACAGATCCTGATGATGTCTGGTATGGTCCTTCTTTTGGGGTTAAACCTTTAGTATATGTTGACATCACACTGCTGGTATGAAAACCTGAGTCCCAATTAACTTATGTTCTGAATTGAATGGCTGTTTTGTGACTACAGGTATAAGAAAATGGAGGCCTGCGTTACTCACAATGTTAAAATAAATGGTGATGTTAAGCCATTCCCACAGAGGCTATATGCCATCCCTCCTAGAATTGCCAGTGGCTCTGTTCCTGGAGTTTCAGTTGAGACATACGAGGATGATAACAAAAAGTGGAAAAAGCATGTAAATGCTTATAAGAAAACTAATAGACTCCTGGATACTGGAAGGTATCGCAACATTATGGATATGAATGCTGGTTTGGGTAGTTTTGCTGCAGCTATTCAATCTTCTAAGTTATGGGTCATGAATGTTGTGCCTACTATAGCCGAGAAACAAACACTAGGTGTCATATATCAACGAGGACTTATTGGCATCTATCATGATTGGTATGGCTTTCTATCTTCTTCCTCCTATTTTATTAATGGCCTTTCTTGATCATATATTTCAATACATGTTTCTGAAAGTATAATGTGATGTAGACATATAGTCTGCCAGTTAGTATATGCTATTGCTATCTTGTTTTGAATTATGACTAGGTGTACAATTTTTTTGTAATCAGGTTACTTCTTCCTCACatgttttttcatttatttgtgTGTCCCTTTATGATCCAGGTGTGAAGCCTTCTCTACATATCCAAGAACATATGACCTCATTCATAGCCATAGTCTCTTTAGTCTGTACAATGACAAGTAAGTATTCCTTGGTTATTTGATTATTCAATTATTCTTCCTATtactttaaatttttaattcaatatcAATTCTTAATAGTTGTGGGCTTTCTTAGAGTGCAATTATAGGTTATAGTTTAGCTGGTATAAAAATTGAGTATAAACAATTGCTGTCATGAATCCTTGCTTCATAGTTCTCTTGACTTGCTGATCTGTGTATGCTGCTCCATGTTCACTAAAATCTTATTCACCAATCAATTTTTGTTTGTGGACCCCTGAACAATCTTCTTGAAGAGCTACAGCTGAGTGACTCCTTGGAATTTGGATTTACTTTTAGCTAAGGATTCGTGGAACTACTTGGTTTTAGTtggctttgttttctttttcaatcGTATTTGTTCTTGTGTCTCAACTCTCAACTCTCAAGCCTTATGTAATGATGATGCAGATGTAACATAGAAGATATTCTTCTGGAGATGGACCGGATTTTGCGCCCGGAAGGTGCTGTGATATTCCGTGATGAAGTCGATGTGTTAATTAAGGTAAAGCAAATTGTTGGAGGAATGAGATGGGATACTAAAATGGTTGACCATGAGGATGGTCCTCTTGTTCCTGAGAAGATACTAATTGCTGTCAAGCAGTATTGGGTTGCCGATTCAAATGCCACATCAACACATTAGTCACTGAAGACAAGTTGAAAGGCTTAACTTTCAAAACATGATCCTTGTTGAGTtcacatggttttgtcatcagcATTTTGGCTCCACTAATCATCACAACTTTGGCACAGGGAGGGTGGATACTTATAGTTAATGATTAGTTGTCACTTAGCTTGAGGTTTTcttttcataatttaattatCTTGTTATAGGATGTTACATCAAAAGTCGAGCAAAACTCTGGCTTTTTTATTAttgaaatagtttttttttattttctgctGTTTTGAAGTTGCAGTCCCTCTCCATTGGTCCATTGTACTGGTGATGATGACTTGTATACGTTTTGTAACCAATTGCAGTGTATGGTTGGTTCTATCTTGGCTAGAATTCCCTCATTGCCTGCAAGTCTAACTAAAACTAAAGGGCAAAATATGTTTAGACCCTATAAAATAGATAATCATTTGATTTTAGTCTCCATTTTTATGCcccttatttttatcttttttttaatagttttatTCTAGTTCTTGATGTATGATTTGTTCTTTTCTTTGGGTTTTAGTGATTATTGATGTGTTACACAATTGTAATGGACAAATGGGGTACCACAATGAATGTAGTGTTGATACCACTTCTTTTTATTTGTTATATTATTTTGTTAACATTAAGGGTAAGAGTGAGGTTGGTGTGGAAAAAAAAGGATTACAAATAAGTCAATTTaacaatttaaattaaatatggtCTATTTTACAgggattaatttattattatttttacaaaACTAAAATAATATTCCCATTTCTGAATCTTTTGGCCCTCCCTCCAAATGTAGGTTGTATACTGTAATTGTATTAAATTGTCCACTGTAATTGACATCAACAGAACCATTATTGCTGATACCTATAATTTGGTTTCAGGTGCCTGTGAAAGTATAGCTTAACCTAAAAAATTAATGCCATTGCTTTCTGTTTTGACATGTAACAAACCACCTGTTGGTAGAAgttctttcaagtttcaaccatAATTTTGGGGGGAGGAGGCAGGAGGGCTGTGCATGGTAAGTTGCCATAGAAATCCCATTTTCTTGGCAATAGTAGTGAATAGTGATGTTCCACAATTTCAAGAGAGGGTAATCAAACAACATGTACTTTTTTCTTGTGGTCCACAGGTATTCTCCCATGGGTGGCAACCCGAGCCAAGAACTCCGCACCACATTATGGTGAGACTAATTAGCTGTGTTCCAGTGAAGATTTTTTTCATTCGCAAAATCCAAATCCGAAACCTTACTTACGGAGAGTCGGATATGTATCACTTGAACCAACCGTCCGTTGGATGGTATGTACTTTTTTTAATCTTCTTTAATTTTGACAACAGATAGGGCTCCACTTAACATTCTTGGTGCTCTAGTTCTTGTTTCTATTTTCTTTCATATGGCAATGGAATGAAAATTGTCGAAATAACACAAGACTATTGTTAGAGTCGGAAACATCCACGTCATGTGGGGCGAGCTCCCAATGATGATTTTTCCACAAGATATAAACCCGAAACTTTACTTAAGGAAAGTATGTACATGCACAAACCACCTGTTGGTTAGCATGTTTTTTCACAAATCTTATTTTGACAGCAGATAAGGCTCCACTTAGCATTCTTGGTGCTATTTTCTTACATATGGCAAGAAATGAAATTgtcaaaataacataaaattaataattgacATCAAGTCATCAACAGAACCATTATTGCTGATACCTTTGATTTGGTCTGAGGTGATTGTGAAAATGTTGCTTTACCTTAAAGTGAAAGCTATTGCTAGAGCCATCTTGTTTTGACAAGTAACTAACCACCTGTTTACATAAGTTCATTGAACCATAATTTTGGGGAGAGAAGGGGACTATGCATGATAAGGTTCAGTAGAAATCCCCTTTTCTTCCCCATAGTACTGATAGAAGAAATGTTACACAATTTCAAGAGAGGGTAATCAAGCAGCATATACTTTTTTTTGGGTGCACCGCATGTATCCTTCACAGACGCTAACCGTATTCGTCTATTCGAGTCATGAATATTCAAGTCATGGTGAGACTAGCTCTCATtgaagagatttttttttttcattcgcAATACTTGATATGAGACTTTCCTTGATGAGAATTAGGCATGTATAATCCGAACTGCACATGTTGGTTCATATACTCTTTTTTTGGGAAGTCCTGTATTGACAGCAGTTAGGACTCCACTCAGCATTTTTGGTGCTCTAGTCTTTGTTGCCTTTATTACATATGGCAATGAAATCAAAATTGTCAAAATACCACAAGTGGTTGTGCACACCATATTAGCTGCAAGTGAAATGTCAGTTATTGTATCACCACGTAAGGTAAAGAACTAATAATGTGCTAAACTGTCAACTCATCACAGCATCTTTCAATACACTTCTAAATCCAATCCTCCCAGAATCACTTTTCCATACCACAGAAATTAGCCGCCAGTAACAACCACGAGAAGTCATGAAAAATTCCAAATTTGCAATATACATCTTACCTCAAATTAGAGGTCAATGTTAAGCCTCAGAGGAGGCCCTGGGACAAAAAATTTATCTCGGTAGACAAATGTAAAGGTAACCAGTCATTTCTAGATAATGCACACTCCTAGGAGTTCAAGACAAGCCATGCTAGTTCTGGTAGGGGTCTGCTTACCATCAAAGTACATGTTACACAATAGACTAACAAAGATGTTGGTGTGGATTAATTGGAAGGAAAATCCTAAACGTATGATAAGCCAAGATGATGAACGTGGACACAACACGTGAGTTAGATGGGACAGGAAATAAAACAAGGGGTTTGGTCCACTGATTAAGGAGCATTCAAATTATGCACGCAACAATTACTACAAAATTGTAGTGAAACTTGATTCTCCTTTAAGTTAAGTTACTAGTTGAAGTATTGCTCCTGGAAATGATTGGATAATCACATTAAAATATTCTCACTCTCTTATCTGCACCGACACACTCATGCACACTTAAGCGTAGTACATATAAGCAATGGTATTATGCATGCTGAGAGTTGCACCTTCAACATATGTGCGGCTGATATGTTTTAGTTCAAATTAAGTTTTTATGATGTATTAGTTTTACCAACTATGCTTTAGGTTGTCGACATTCCAGATGTTATATAAGGTGGAGCTTGAATTATTTATGTTGAATCCAGTAATCATAAGGGACATAATCAAGTTTGGCGGACCATGGTGACAAAGTGGATCTGCAAGTGTTTTAGAGTGACTCAAGTTGTTCTTTAAGAAAATGTTACTGTAGATAAATGCATTTAATGAGGTAATTGTATTAGTACATAGTTGGGATGGGACATAAGACCTAAATTGGTCATACTAAatccaatcaatcaatcaagATCGAGTGTTAATCTTCTTGTACGGTGATGAATATGGTGGTGATACGGACAATGCCAGTGATGCTCCTTCTCAATGGTTGCTCATTTGTCGTATGTGTTAAGTCATCTGCACGTTGTATCTACAAAAATACTTTGACGCTCAAATTACTAATATTTTAAGTAATGAGCTAGCTTAAATATTATCTCTGCGTACCTTATGGTTATTTGGTGATCCCTCATATAGACTAAGGTCGGGAGAGTCTTAGGTTATGTTAACGTCTTCCGAGTTCCTAGGCGCGACGTGCCATGGAGTCTTAGGTTATGTTAACGTCTTCTGAGTTTCTAGGCGCGACGTGCTTCATGGCCAGCCCTTAGACCCCCTACGTCAACTGTCCTTGTAGTAGGTTGAAGGATGATGGACCTTCCTTATGCCCATTGTTATGCTTatcctctgtttctttttttttttctttttttctttcctcaACTCTTTTTCTTAGTCACTTTCCTTCCCAACCAAAAATGAAAACTGTCACTAAATTAGTTCATGGTTGATATGTAACTGGATTAATTGAACGCCTGTAATTCAATCGGTTAAGAACTTGAAACATTACGACATGGTCTgacttgaaaagaaaattcctTAACTGAAGGGCCACCTCGTTTGTCACTCTGGGGTCCTCCCAAGCTACTAATTATCTATCCTTTATTTGGTTTTTGCTTAGAGTGTGGTGTGTGTATAATAAGCGTTATGCAATCTTGTCAATATTTATGTCTGTTTTGGATTTATATGGTTGATATGGAAGGCTAATAAATGCCACTGTTAATCAATTTGCATGCTATGTTCTCACAGTCAATTTTGTGTGGACAGCCTATATCTCTGAATCAACTAGACTAATTTTTGCTAGTTGGTTACTTCCCAAGGCAGAAATGGTGTTGTCACTTACCAATATGGTCTAGTACTAGATAGCTTGACTCTAGAAGTATTTAGTTCAGGGTTTAATTCCTGAGTAGCACGTATAGAGAATGATTTGTTGGGAGAAGTTTACCCACTTGATGTGATCTTCGAGTCTCGTGGAGATTAGTTTCATAGCTGCCGACGGTGGGAGTACATTGGAAATCTAAAAACAAAAATGGTGTTGTCCCTTTTTTTTTAGGGGATGGAATCTATTCGTGTCACAAGATTATTAAATAAGTGAGACGTTATTCACTTAACATTATCACGTAATATATGAGATATCACTCGATTTGTCAAATAATCTATCTATACCCTACAGCAGCAAACTGCATTGAAGAACCAATTAGTTCCTGTATTTCCCTTCCTGTCTGTCACAATTAAATCTCACTTAGCAGATTTgattgtttaatatttgatttatTAAAAGTGTATTAGACTAGAATGGACTATTAAGTACCATTAATTGGGAAAACGCAATACTTTAGAAATGATGGAGCTACAGACAATCAAATCAAAGTGGACGGGAACATGTTTCTCTCTAGTAGTTATCAACCTTCCTCCTCGAAGGAGACAAATCATAGGGCTTTCCAATATAAGGAACACTCCACTGTTAATATAGCCACCTAAACTTTCTCCTTGTTCTAGAAGAAATCTGCACTAATGCATATTATTATGCTAAGTGTTATAAAAATCTTTATCAGTGTCAGTTCAAGAAATTTGATCAGCATGAAAACTGTAGATGAATTGTCAATTAGGCTACAAGCACATGGTCCTACCTAATTGACATTATGCACATTCCTACTTAAATTGCTGCTATTTAAATAGCTACTATTTGTATTTAGACTCTCAAAACAGTATAGACACACCACAAACACTCACTTTTCTCATTAcatctctcttcttatcatatcaattatatatcacatttatTAGTTTTTTCTATTATCTTCATTTCTCACTCTGAATGTCTGTCAGGTATCAGCACCGTGCAGTGTGCGGATTTGCACCAATCATTACTCACTCTTAAATATGCCAGGCATGGCAGCCATTCTGCTATTCATTTTAAATACTCTCTCAAGCATCTATTTCCTCTCACTCTATCTACTTTAGCCTTACCTAGACATAATTTTTCTTCCAATCTTGCTCCTTGATCACCTTTCTGGTCCTTTAACTCTCAAAAGTTCTCATAATATTAATTCTTTCACTTCTAACTCTCAAGTATATTTAGTATCCTTGTCTTTACCACTTCTGTTCTCTCATTTTGTTCCACTTTGTGCCTGTTCTTCTACCAGCCTCTCTGCAAATACAGGTTCTGTAGGGCCATCTTCTGAGTACTTCATACTTAATTTCCCTCAATAGTCCTTCAATTATGGTTATCACAGCTACCCCTTCCAACAGCACCCTCCATCATTTGAAAACTTTCAACTCTCAGAATAACAATAACCTCCTCCGTGATGCTTCCTTCTCTTCATACTTGAACAACAAAGAAGAGACCTTTGCTGACTCAAGCCATCCCTTTACCAGAAAGGATCCTCTTCACCAGGGAGTTAagaaggaagatgatgaagaaatcggAGTTTTTGAGGCTGAAAAGTACTTCCATGGAGGAGAAATAGGAAGCCCCAGAGTTGCTATCATTGGTGCTAGTAAGTACCAGCaccagaagaaagaagaaacggCTCAAGAAACTAGAAGGTACAAAGTTCTGTATGGAACTCCAAGTGTTCGCTCTGAATCAAGTTTGAACAGCCAGAGTGCACTTTTACCAAGTGTTGTGAATAATTCTTCAAGGAATAGCAAAAGCAAAGCACAAAGGAAGAGTTTTCTAGCTGGTCTTGGTTGCAAATGCTATTGTTCTGATAAGAATTCTGTTGATATCAGTGACCATGCAGCAGGTGAGATCAGTTTTAACAAAGCTGCTACTTATGGTGCAGTTCATGGAAAAAGAACCTCAAAAAAGCTCATCAATACTGATGCAGATTCTAATCATTCAGCTAAAGCAACTAAGCCTCATGCAGAAATCTTCATCAACAAAGATGTCTACTTCCAAAAGCCAGAGAAGTTACCATTCTCAACTGTGAATTCCAGCTCAGGAAATCAACCTTTGAAAGTGCAAATTCAAGTAGAGAAGCCAAGGAAATCGTTGGAAGTGTTTGGATCCCCAATATTGGATAACATAAGCAAGTCCGTGAGCTTTGATAGAAGGCTGTCAATGCCCTCTTGGGAATCTGCAAATTCTGTTGGCAACTTTGATGATGATGCTGCAAGTGATGCAAGTTCAGACCTATTTGAGATTGATAGCTTCACAGGAAAATCCAACCCTTTTCTTGGTAAATCAACTTCCAACATTGCTTCAGGCTGTGCCAGCCCCACAACTTGTTATGCACCAAGTGAGGCAAGCATTGCATGGAGTGTGGTCACTGCCAGTGCTGTGGATTTTGATGATCAAAGGTCAGTAGCAACCATAAGGAGTCCAATCAGGACATCATCCTTAACTTCCTCAAATGTGAAACCGAAAGCCGGCAAAGAGATGCAGAGGAGGCATTCAAGTAATTTGTTGGGTTGCAAGAGCCAGAAGGCTGTGGGAGTTGCTGTTGATGCCTTCACCACATGTGAGAAACCAGGCTCTACCCCACAAATTCGTCGCAAGTCAGAGATGTTCCCTCATGTGACAAAGCTTCAGGGAGGGGCAAAGGAGGAAAATTTTGGTGCAAAACATGGGCAACAACATGTTTATGCCAAGCGCACACCCTCACCACGTGCTTCTTCACAACTACTATACATTTAGCTTGCTTGAATACATGTATATCTTTCCCTGCATTTGGAATGTAATAAACTATGTACCTTGAGTTATTACTCATATCATGTTTGGATTGGTGTTTAAATCTTCCAGAATCACTTCTACTCCCTCAAAAGCCATTAGGAGTAGTTTCTCTCgaatcaattcttcttccaaCGTGAAAATCTaatgtgtatccaaacatgttgTTAGTGTTACAGAGTTGTAATTTTATTGGTTATTGTGTTTTCAATATAATGGCTTTGGAAATAGATAAGCTTTTAGTGAATTTGGATCTTCTGCAGCACATTCTCTACAGCTCCCTCCTACACAATCTTAGCCATTGATTTTTACGATTAATGGTTGAGATCaatctaaattaaaaatatattattaaactaaaaaaaattatcgttAGTTGACTGCTACAGAGGAGTAGAAATCAAAATTCACCTTTAGTCCAGAGACCATGAGGCAAAGAAAGCATCTAATGAGGCATCATATGACCACATCAAATGTGAAGTGTCATGTGTCTCCCTCGTACTGATTTTCATGTACTCTTCTGTTTGCTCTCATGTGTAACTTCCATTCAGTTTAACCACTTTCTGGTAGAAAAAAGCTTGATGGGGATGAATGCCTTGTATTCATGTATTTGTTCTCATATAAAGAAGGATATAGGATGTGAAAGCCGAAAGGTGACCTCGTATTGTCA from Lotus japonicus ecotype B-129 chromosome 2, LjGifu_v1.2 includes:
- the LOC130739832 gene encoding probable methyltransferase PMT2, translating into MAKPSSADSRTRSSVQIFIVVGLCCFFYILGAWQRSGFGKGDSVALEITKKGADCNIVPNLSFDSHHAGEVSKIDEVDSKPKVFEPCKARYTDYTPCQDQRRAMNFPRGNMVYRERHCPREEEKLHCLIPAPKGYVTPFPWPKSRDYVPYANAPYKSLTVEKAIQNWIQYEGNVFRFPGGGTQFPQGADKYIDQLASVIPMKNGTVRTALDTGCGVASWGAYLWSRNVVAMSFAPRDSHEAQVQFALERGVPAVIGVLGTIKLPYPSAAFDMAHCSRCLIPWGANDGIYMMEVDRVLRPGGYWVLSGPPINWKVNYKSWQRPKEELEEEQRKIEEVAKLLCWEKKSEKSEIAVWQKTVDSESCRSRQEDSGVKFCESTDPDDVWYKKMEACVTHNVKINGDVKPFPQRLYAIPPRIASGSVPGVSVETYEDDNKKWKKHVNAYKKTNRLLDTGRYRNIMDMNAGLGSFAAAIQSSKLWVMNVVPTIAEKQTLGVIYQRGLIGIYHDWCEAFSTYPRTYDLIHSHSLFSLYNDKCNIEDILLEMDRILRPEGAVIFRDEVDVLIKVKQIVGGMRWDTKMVDHEDGPLVPEKILIAVKQYWVADSNATSTH
- the LOC130739833 gene encoding protein PHYTOCHROME KINASE SUBSTRATE 1-like, producing MVITATPSNSTLHHLKTFNSQNNNNLLRDASFSSYLNNKEETFADSSHPFTRKDPLHQGVKKEDDEEIGVFEAEKYFHGGEIGSPRVAIIGASKYQHQKKEETAQETRRYKVLYGTPSVRSESSLNSQSALLPSVVNNSSRNSKSKAQRKSFLAGLGCKCYCSDKNSVDISDHAADSNHSAKATKPHAEIFINKDVYFQKPEKLPFSTVNSSSGNQPLKVQIQVEKPRKSLEVFGSPILDNISKSVSFDRRLSMPSWESANSVGNFDDDAASDASSDLFEIDSFTGKSNPFLGKSTSNIASGCASPTTCYAPSEASIAWSVVTASAVDFDDQRSVATIRSPIRTSSLTSSNVKPKAGKEMQRRHSSNLLGCKSQKAVGVAVDAFTTCEKPGSTPQIRRKSEMFPHVTKLQGGAKEENFGAKHGQQHVYAKRTPSPRASSQLLYI